From the Kogia breviceps isolate mKogBre1 chromosome 15, mKogBre1 haplotype 1, whole genome shotgun sequence genome, one window contains:
- the SMTN gene encoding smoothelin isoform X5 yields MADETLAGLDEGALRKLLEVTADLAERRRIRSAIRELQRQELEREEEALASKRFRAERQDNKENWLHSQQREAEQQAALARLAGRLESMSDVEELTTLLRGAAEYEERKLIRAAIRRVRAQEIEAATLAGRLCSGRPNSGSREDSKGQAAHRLDRYEVPKPEEQEQQAEVPEPTPTPSGTSHDVTTVTLLLRAPPGGTPSSPASADSSPTTTSPEPPPEPAEAPYPATEALGGPKPPPSPPRAASPEPQEPPATPSTEGQVVNKLLPGPTEPPAAHGPTKGPSDTKRADLAGPRPCQRSLSVLSPRQPVQNREPTPLASGPSSFQRPGSVRDRVRKFTSDSPMAAGPQEGPLRAAQGPSTPARLPGSSRISTTPASSSRGPSSQGTSDTSSQFNKDQRRTARPLAQLQSCSREEGPRGRSLAVRPLENRAGGPMARSEAPSAPLAVAVGTAEPGASMKTTFTIEIKDGRGQASTGRVLLPTGNQRAELTLGLQALPTLLSTSSGGKSTITHISSPGNLARLGSVTHVTSFSHAAPGSRGGCSIKMEPEPAESPSAAVEVANGAEQTRMDKAPERRSPLSAEELMAIEDESILDKMLDQTMDFEERKLIRAALRELRQRKRDQRDKERERRLQETRARPVEGRGNTATKTTTRHSQQTADGSAVSTVTKTERLVHSNDGRRTARTTTVESSFVRRSENGGGSTMMQTKTFSSSSSKKMGSIFDREDEASPRPGSLAALEKLQAERKKELMKAQSLPKTSASQARKAMIEKLEKEGATCSSGGPRAAVQRSSSIGVPSANSIKQMLLDWCRAKTRGYEHVDIQNFSSSWSDGMAFCALVHNFFPEAFDYGQLSPHNRRQNFEMAFSSAEMLVDCVPLVEVEDMMIMGKKPDPKCVFTYVQSLYNHLRRHELRLRGKNV; encoded by the exons ATGGCGGACGAAACATTAGCTGGGCTGGATGAGGGAGCCTTGCGGAAGCTG CTGGAGGTCACAGCAGATCTGGCAGAGCGGCGGCGCATCCGCTCAGCCATCCGGGAGCTGCAGCGGCAGGAGCTGGAGCGCGAGGAGGAGGCCCTGGCATCCAAGCGCTTCCGTGCCGAGCGGCAGGACAACAAGGAGAACTGGCTGCA CTCTCAGCAGCGGGAGGCTGAGCAGCAGGCTGCTCTGGCACGGCTGGCAGGACGGCTGGAGTCCATGAGTGATGTGGAGGAGCTGACTACACTG CTGCGAGGCGCTGCTGAGTACGAGGAACGCAAGCTGATCCGAGCCGCTATCCGCCGCGTACGGGCCCAGGAGATTGAGG cCGCCACATTGGCTGGAAGGTTGTGCAGCGGGCGTCCCAACAGTGGCTCAAGAGAGGACAGCAAGGGGCAGGCAGCACACAGGCTGGACCGGTATGAG GTGCCGAAGCCAGAGGAACAGGAGCAACAGGCAGAGGTCCCAGAGCCAACCCCGACCCCCAGTGGCACCAGCCATGATGTGACCACAGTGACACTACTGCTTCGGGCCCCACCTGGGGGCACACCCAGCTCACCTGCCTCAGCCGACAGTTCACCCACCACTACCTCTCCTGAGCCTCCACCGGAGCCTGCCGAGGCCCCATACCCTGCCACTGAGGCTCTGGGCGGCCCCAAGCCACCTCCCAGCCCGCCCAGGGCTGCCAGCCCTGAGCCCCAGGAGCCTCCAGCCACCCCCAGCACGGAGGGGCAGGTGGTCAACAAG CTCCTGCCTGGCCCCACAGAGCCCCCTGCTGCCCACGGCCCTACCAAAGGTCCCTCTGACACCAAGAGAGCAG ACCTGGCTGGCCCTCGCCCCTGCCAACGCTCCCTGTCTGTGCTGAGCCCCCGCCAGCCAGTCCAGAACCGAG AGCCCACCCCCCTTGCCAGTGGACCTTCCTCGTTCCAGCGGCCTGGCTCCGTACGGGACCGTGTGCGCAAGTTCACATCCGATTCTCCTATGGCTGCTGGGCCCCAGGAAGGCCCACTCCGGGCAGCCCAGGGTCCCTCGACCCCTGCAAGGCTCCCAGGCTCCTCCCGCATCAGCACcacccctgcctcctcctccaggggcCCCTCCTCACAGGGCACCAGTGACACCTCCTCCCAGTTCAACAAGGATCAGCGAAGAACAGCCCGGCCCCTGGCCCAGCTTCAGAGCTGCTCCAGGGAGGAGGGCCCCAGGGGGCGGAGCTTGGCTGTCAGGCCCCTTGAAAACAGAGCAGGGGGGCCCATGGCCCGCTCAGAGGCGCCCAGTGCCCCGCTAGCTGTGGCCGTGGGCACTGCTGAGCCAGGGGCCAGTATGAAGACCACATTCACCATCGAGATCAAGGATGGCCGGGGCCAGGCCTCCACAGGCCGGGTGCTGCTGCCTACAGGCAACCAGAGGGCAG AACTGACGCTGGGGCTGCAGGCGCTCCCCACCCTCCTTAGCACCAGCAGTGGGGGCAAGAGCACCATCACGCATATCAGCAGCCCTGGGAACCTGGCTCGGCTGGGCAGTGTCACTCACGTCACCAGCTTCAGCCATGCCGCCCCTGGTAGCCGAGGAGGCTGCAGCATTAAG ATGGAGCCAGAACCGGCAGAGTCCCCCTCTGCAGCAGTGGAGGTGGCCAATGGTGCCGAGCAGACCCGCATGGACAAAGCACCAGAGAGGCGGAGCCCTCTGAGCGCCGAGGAGCTGATGGCCATTGAGGATGAGAGTATCCTGGACAAGATG CTGGATCAGACTATGGACTTTGAGGAGCGGAAGCTCATCCGGGCTGCGCTACGTGAGCTCCGACAAAGGAAGAGAG ACCAGCGGGACAAGGAACGGGAACGGCGGCTGCAAGAGACACGGGCCCGGCCAGTGGAGGGCCGTGGCAACACGGCCACCAAGACCACCACGCGACACAGCCAACAGACAGCCGACGGCTCAGCTGTCAGCACTGTCACCAAGACTGAGCGGCTCGTCCACTCCA ATGATGGCAGACGGACGGCCCGCACCACCACGGTGGAGTCGAGTTTTGTGAGGCGCTCAGAGA ATGGTGGTGGCAGCACCATGATGCAAACTAAGACCTTTTCCTCTTCATCATCCAAGAAGATGGGCAG TATCTTCGACCGAGAGGATGAGGCCAGCCCACGGCCCGGCAGCCTAGCGGCGCTGGAGAAACtccaggcagagaggaagaaagagctgATGAAGGCACAGAGCCTGCCCAAGACCTCGGCCTCCCAGGCGCGCAAGGCCATGATTGAGAAGCTGGAGAAGGAAGGCGCCACGTG CAGCTCTGGCGGACCCCGCGCAGCTGTGCAGCGCTCCAGCAGCATCGGTGTCCCCAGTGCCAACAGCATCAAGCAGATGTTGCTGGACTGGTGCCGAGCCAAGACGCGTGGCTACGAG CATGTGGACATCCAGAACTTCTCCTCGAGTTGGAGTGACGGGATGGCCTTCTGTGCCCTGGTGCACAACTTCTTCCCTGAAGCCTTCGATTATGGGCAGCTCAGCCCACACAACCGGCGCCAGAACTTCGAGATGGCCTTCTCATCCGCCGA GATGCTGGTGGACTGCGTACCCCTCGTGGAGGTGGAGGACATGATGATCATGGGCAAGAAGCCCGACCCCAAGTGCGTTTTCACCTACGTGCAGTCGCTCTACAACCACCTGCGGCGCCACGAGCTGCGCCTGCGTGGCAAGAATGTCTAG
- the SMTN gene encoding smoothelin isoform X10, with translation MADETLAGLDEGALRKLLEVTADLAERRRIRSAIRELQRQELEREEEALASKRFRAERQDNKENWLHSQQREAEQQAALARLAGRLESMSDVEELTTLLRGAAEYEERKLIRAAIRRVRAQEIEAATLAGRLCSGRPNSGSREDSKGQAAHRLDRYEVPKPEEQEQQAEVPEPTPTPSGTSHDVTTVTLLLRAPPGGTPSSPASADSSPTTTSPEPPPEPAEAPYPATEALGGPKPPPSPPRAASPEPQEPPATPSTEGQVVNKLLPGPTEPPAAHGPTKGPSDTKRADLAGPRPCQRSLSVLSPRQPVQNRELTLGLQALPTLLSTSSGGKSTITHISSPGNLARLGSVTHVTSFSHAAPGSRGGCSIKMEPEPAESPSAAVEVANGAEQTRMDKAPERRSPLSAEELMAIEDESILDKMLDQTMDFEERKLIRAALRELRQRKRDQRDKERERRLQETRARPVEGRGNTATKTTTRHSQQTADGSAVSTVTKTERLVHSNDGRRTARTTTVESSFVRRSENGGGSTMMQTKTFSSSSSKKMGSIFDREDEASPRPGSLAALEKLQAERKKELMKAQSLPKTSASQARKAMIEKLEKEGATCSSGGPRAAVQRSSSIGVPSANSIKQMLLDWCRAKTRGYEHVDIQNFSSSWSDGMAFCALVHNFFPEAFDYGQLSPHNRRQNFEMAFSSAEMLVDCVPLVEVEDMMIMGKKPDPKCVFTYVQSLYNHLRRHELRLRGKNV, from the exons ATGGCGGACGAAACATTAGCTGGGCTGGATGAGGGAGCCTTGCGGAAGCTG CTGGAGGTCACAGCAGATCTGGCAGAGCGGCGGCGCATCCGCTCAGCCATCCGGGAGCTGCAGCGGCAGGAGCTGGAGCGCGAGGAGGAGGCCCTGGCATCCAAGCGCTTCCGTGCCGAGCGGCAGGACAACAAGGAGAACTGGCTGCA CTCTCAGCAGCGGGAGGCTGAGCAGCAGGCTGCTCTGGCACGGCTGGCAGGACGGCTGGAGTCCATGAGTGATGTGGAGGAGCTGACTACACTG CTGCGAGGCGCTGCTGAGTACGAGGAACGCAAGCTGATCCGAGCCGCTATCCGCCGCGTACGGGCCCAGGAGATTGAGG cCGCCACATTGGCTGGAAGGTTGTGCAGCGGGCGTCCCAACAGTGGCTCAAGAGAGGACAGCAAGGGGCAGGCAGCACACAGGCTGGACCGGTATGAG GTGCCGAAGCCAGAGGAACAGGAGCAACAGGCAGAGGTCCCAGAGCCAACCCCGACCCCCAGTGGCACCAGCCATGATGTGACCACAGTGACACTACTGCTTCGGGCCCCACCTGGGGGCACACCCAGCTCACCTGCCTCAGCCGACAGTTCACCCACCACTACCTCTCCTGAGCCTCCACCGGAGCCTGCCGAGGCCCCATACCCTGCCACTGAGGCTCTGGGCGGCCCCAAGCCACCTCCCAGCCCGCCCAGGGCTGCCAGCCCTGAGCCCCAGGAGCCTCCAGCCACCCCCAGCACGGAGGGGCAGGTGGTCAACAAG CTCCTGCCTGGCCCCACAGAGCCCCCTGCTGCCCACGGCCCTACCAAAGGTCCCTCTGACACCAAGAGAGCAG ACCTGGCTGGCCCTCGCCCCTGCCAACGCTCCCTGTCTGTGCTGAGCCCCCGCCAGCCAGTCCAGAACCGAG AACTGACGCTGGGGCTGCAGGCGCTCCCCACCCTCCTTAGCACCAGCAGTGGGGGCAAGAGCACCATCACGCATATCAGCAGCCCTGGGAACCTGGCTCGGCTGGGCAGTGTCACTCACGTCACCAGCTTCAGCCATGCCGCCCCTGGTAGCCGAGGAGGCTGCAGCATTAAG ATGGAGCCAGAACCGGCAGAGTCCCCCTCTGCAGCAGTGGAGGTGGCCAATGGTGCCGAGCAGACCCGCATGGACAAAGCACCAGAGAGGCGGAGCCCTCTGAGCGCCGAGGAGCTGATGGCCATTGAGGATGAGAGTATCCTGGACAAGATG CTGGATCAGACTATGGACTTTGAGGAGCGGAAGCTCATCCGGGCTGCGCTACGTGAGCTCCGACAAAGGAAGAGAG ACCAGCGGGACAAGGAACGGGAACGGCGGCTGCAAGAGACACGGGCCCGGCCAGTGGAGGGCCGTGGCAACACGGCCACCAAGACCACCACGCGACACAGCCAACAGACAGCCGACGGCTCAGCTGTCAGCACTGTCACCAAGACTGAGCGGCTCGTCCACTCCA ATGATGGCAGACGGACGGCCCGCACCACCACGGTGGAGTCGAGTTTTGTGAGGCGCTCAGAGA ATGGTGGTGGCAGCACCATGATGCAAACTAAGACCTTTTCCTCTTCATCATCCAAGAAGATGGGCAG TATCTTCGACCGAGAGGATGAGGCCAGCCCACGGCCCGGCAGCCTAGCGGCGCTGGAGAAACtccaggcagagaggaagaaagagctgATGAAGGCACAGAGCCTGCCCAAGACCTCGGCCTCCCAGGCGCGCAAGGCCATGATTGAGAAGCTGGAGAAGGAAGGCGCCACGTG CAGCTCTGGCGGACCCCGCGCAGCTGTGCAGCGCTCCAGCAGCATCGGTGTCCCCAGTGCCAACAGCATCAAGCAGATGTTGCTGGACTGGTGCCGAGCCAAGACGCGTGGCTACGAG CATGTGGACATCCAGAACTTCTCCTCGAGTTGGAGTGACGGGATGGCCTTCTGTGCCCTGGTGCACAACTTCTTCCCTGAAGCCTTCGATTATGGGCAGCTCAGCCCACACAACCGGCGCCAGAACTTCGAGATGGCCTTCTCATCCGCCGA GATGCTGGTGGACTGCGTACCCCTCGTGGAGGTGGAGGACATGATGATCATGGGCAAGAAGCCCGACCCCAAGTGCGTTTTCACCTACGTGCAGTCGCTCTACAACCACCTGCGGCGCCACGAGCTGCGCCTGCGTGGCAAGAATGTCTAG
- the SMTN gene encoding smoothelin isoform X9 produces MADETLAGLDEGALRKLLEVTADLAERRRIRSAIRELQRQELEREEEALASKRFRAERQDNKENWLHSQQREAEQQAALARLAGRLESMSDVEELTTLLRGAAEYEERKLIRAAIRRVRAQEIEAATLAGRLCSGRPNSGSREDSKGQAAHRLDRYEVPKPEEQEQQAEVPEPTPTPSGTSHDVTTVTLLLRAPPGGTPSSPASADSSPTTTSPEPPPEPAEAPYPATEALGGPKPPPSPPRAASPEPQEPPATPSTEGQVVNKLLPGPTEPPAAHGPTKGPSDTKRADLAGPRPCQRSLSVLSPRQPVQNRELTLGLQALPTLLSTSSGGKSTITHISSPGNLARLGSVTHVTSFSHAAPGSRGGCSIKAAEDAGTPVAHPPAFSTRRRSSASLAHSGSLMEPEPAESPSAAVEVANGAEQTRMDKAPERRSPLSAEELMAIEDESILDKMLDQTMDFEERKLIRAALRELRQRKRDQRDKERERRLQETRARPVEGRGNTATKTTTRHSQQTADGSAVSTVTKTERLVHSNDGRRTARTTTVESSFVRRSENGGGSTMMQTKTFSSSSSKKMGSIFDREDEASPRPGSLAALEKLQAERKKELMKAQSLPKTSASQARKAMIEKLEKEGATCSSGGPRAAVQRSSSIGVPSANSIKQMLLDWCRAKTRGYEHVDIQNFSSSWSDGMAFCALVHNFFPEAFDYGQLSPHNRRQNFEMAFSSAEMLVDCVPLVEVEDMMIMGKKPDPKCVFTYVQSLYNHLRRHELRLRGKNV; encoded by the exons ATGGCGGACGAAACATTAGCTGGGCTGGATGAGGGAGCCTTGCGGAAGCTG CTGGAGGTCACAGCAGATCTGGCAGAGCGGCGGCGCATCCGCTCAGCCATCCGGGAGCTGCAGCGGCAGGAGCTGGAGCGCGAGGAGGAGGCCCTGGCATCCAAGCGCTTCCGTGCCGAGCGGCAGGACAACAAGGAGAACTGGCTGCA CTCTCAGCAGCGGGAGGCTGAGCAGCAGGCTGCTCTGGCACGGCTGGCAGGACGGCTGGAGTCCATGAGTGATGTGGAGGAGCTGACTACACTG CTGCGAGGCGCTGCTGAGTACGAGGAACGCAAGCTGATCCGAGCCGCTATCCGCCGCGTACGGGCCCAGGAGATTGAGG cCGCCACATTGGCTGGAAGGTTGTGCAGCGGGCGTCCCAACAGTGGCTCAAGAGAGGACAGCAAGGGGCAGGCAGCACACAGGCTGGACCGGTATGAG GTGCCGAAGCCAGAGGAACAGGAGCAACAGGCAGAGGTCCCAGAGCCAACCCCGACCCCCAGTGGCACCAGCCATGATGTGACCACAGTGACACTACTGCTTCGGGCCCCACCTGGGGGCACACCCAGCTCACCTGCCTCAGCCGACAGTTCACCCACCACTACCTCTCCTGAGCCTCCACCGGAGCCTGCCGAGGCCCCATACCCTGCCACTGAGGCTCTGGGCGGCCCCAAGCCACCTCCCAGCCCGCCCAGGGCTGCCAGCCCTGAGCCCCAGGAGCCTCCAGCCACCCCCAGCACGGAGGGGCAGGTGGTCAACAAG CTCCTGCCTGGCCCCACAGAGCCCCCTGCTGCCCACGGCCCTACCAAAGGTCCCTCTGACACCAAGAGAGCAG ACCTGGCTGGCCCTCGCCCCTGCCAACGCTCCCTGTCTGTGCTGAGCCCCCGCCAGCCAGTCCAGAACCGAG AACTGACGCTGGGGCTGCAGGCGCTCCCCACCCTCCTTAGCACCAGCAGTGGGGGCAAGAGCACCATCACGCATATCAGCAGCCCTGGGAACCTGGCTCGGCTGGGCAGTGTCACTCACGTCACCAGCTTCAGCCATGCCGCCCCTGGTAGCCGAGGAGGCTGCAGCATTAAG GCGGCCGAGGATGCTGGGACCCCTGTGGCCCACCCGCCTGCCTTCAGCACCCGCCGCCGCTCCTCTGCAAGCCTTGCCCACAGCGGCAGTCTC ATGGAGCCAGAACCGGCAGAGTCCCCCTCTGCAGCAGTGGAGGTGGCCAATGGTGCCGAGCAGACCCGCATGGACAAAGCACCAGAGAGGCGGAGCCCTCTGAGCGCCGAGGAGCTGATGGCCATTGAGGATGAGAGTATCCTGGACAAGATG CTGGATCAGACTATGGACTTTGAGGAGCGGAAGCTCATCCGGGCTGCGCTACGTGAGCTCCGACAAAGGAAGAGAG ACCAGCGGGACAAGGAACGGGAACGGCGGCTGCAAGAGACACGGGCCCGGCCAGTGGAGGGCCGTGGCAACACGGCCACCAAGACCACCACGCGACACAGCCAACAGACAGCCGACGGCTCAGCTGTCAGCACTGTCACCAAGACTGAGCGGCTCGTCCACTCCA ATGATGGCAGACGGACGGCCCGCACCACCACGGTGGAGTCGAGTTTTGTGAGGCGCTCAGAGA ATGGTGGTGGCAGCACCATGATGCAAACTAAGACCTTTTCCTCTTCATCATCCAAGAAGATGGGCAG TATCTTCGACCGAGAGGATGAGGCCAGCCCACGGCCCGGCAGCCTAGCGGCGCTGGAGAAACtccaggcagagaggaagaaagagctgATGAAGGCACAGAGCCTGCCCAAGACCTCGGCCTCCCAGGCGCGCAAGGCCATGATTGAGAAGCTGGAGAAGGAAGGCGCCACGTG CAGCTCTGGCGGACCCCGCGCAGCTGTGCAGCGCTCCAGCAGCATCGGTGTCCCCAGTGCCAACAGCATCAAGCAGATGTTGCTGGACTGGTGCCGAGCCAAGACGCGTGGCTACGAG CATGTGGACATCCAGAACTTCTCCTCGAGTTGGAGTGACGGGATGGCCTTCTGTGCCCTGGTGCACAACTTCTTCCCTGAAGCCTTCGATTATGGGCAGCTCAGCCCACACAACCGGCGCCAGAACTTCGAGATGGCCTTCTCATCCGCCGA GATGCTGGTGGACTGCGTACCCCTCGTGGAGGTGGAGGACATGATGATCATGGGCAAGAAGCCCGACCCCAAGTGCGTTTTCACCTACGTGCAGTCGCTCTACAACCACCTGCGGCGCCACGAGCTGCGCCTGCGTGGCAAGAATGTCTAG
- the SMTN gene encoding smoothelin isoform X12 produces MAAGPQEGPLRAAQGPSTPARLPGSSRISTTPASSSRGPSSQGTSDTSSQFNKDQRRTARPLAQLQSCSREEGPRGRSLAVRPLENRAGGPMARSEAPSAPLAVAVGTAEPGASMKTTFTIEIKDGRGQASTGRVLLPTGNQRAELTLGLQALPTLLSTSSGGKSTITHISSPGNLARLGSVTHVTSFSHAAPGSRGGCSIKMEPEPAESPSAAVEVANGAEQTRMDKAPERRSPLSAEELMAIEDESILDKMLDQTMDFEERKLIRAALRELRQRKRDQRDKERERRLQETRARPVEGRGNTATKTTTRHSQQTADGSAVSTVTKTERLVHSNDGRRTARTTTVESSFVRRSENGGGSTMMQTKTFSSSSSKKMGSIFDREDEASPRPGSLAALEKLQAERKKELMKAQSLPKTSASQARKAMIEKLEKEGATCSSGGPRAAVQRSSSIGVPSANSIKQMLLDWCRAKTRGYEHVDIQNFSSSWSDGMAFCALVHNFFPEAFDYGQLSPHNRRQNFEMAFSSAETHADCPQLLDTEDMVRLREPDWKCVYTYIQEFYRCLVQKGLVKTKKS; encoded by the exons ATGGCTGCTGGGCCCCAGGAAGGCCCACTCCGGGCAGCCCAGGGTCCCTCGACCCCTGCAAGGCTCCCAGGCTCCTCCCGCATCAGCACcacccctgcctcctcctccaggggcCCCTCCTCACAGGGCACCAGTGACACCTCCTCCCAGTTCAACAAGGATCAGCGAAGAACAGCCCGGCCCCTGGCCCAGCTTCAGAGCTGCTCCAGGGAGGAGGGCCCCAGGGGGCGGAGCTTGGCTGTCAGGCCCCTTGAAAACAGAGCAGGGGGGCCCATGGCCCGCTCAGAGGCGCCCAGTGCCCCGCTAGCTGTGGCCGTGGGCACTGCTGAGCCAGGGGCCAGTATGAAGACCACATTCACCATCGAGATCAAGGATGGCCGGGGCCAGGCCTCCACAGGCCGGGTGCTGCTGCCTACAGGCAACCAGAGGGCAG AACTGACGCTGGGGCTGCAGGCGCTCCCCACCCTCCTTAGCACCAGCAGTGGGGGCAAGAGCACCATCACGCATATCAGCAGCCCTGGGAACCTGGCTCGGCTGGGCAGTGTCACTCACGTCACCAGCTTCAGCCATGCCGCCCCTGGTAGCCGAGGAGGCTGCAGCATTAAG ATGGAGCCAGAACCGGCAGAGTCCCCCTCTGCAGCAGTGGAGGTGGCCAATGGTGCCGAGCAGACCCGCATGGACAAAGCACCAGAGAGGCGGAGCCCTCTGAGCGCCGAGGAGCTGATGGCCATTGAGGATGAGAGTATCCTGGACAAGATG CTGGATCAGACTATGGACTTTGAGGAGCGGAAGCTCATCCGGGCTGCGCTACGTGAGCTCCGACAAAGGAAGAGAG ACCAGCGGGACAAGGAACGGGAACGGCGGCTGCAAGAGACACGGGCCCGGCCAGTGGAGGGCCGTGGCAACACGGCCACCAAGACCACCACGCGACACAGCCAACAGACAGCCGACGGCTCAGCTGTCAGCACTGTCACCAAGACTGAGCGGCTCGTCCACTCCA ATGATGGCAGACGGACGGCCCGCACCACCACGGTGGAGTCGAGTTTTGTGAGGCGCTCAGAGA ATGGTGGTGGCAGCACCATGATGCAAACTAAGACCTTTTCCTCTTCATCATCCAAGAAGATGGGCAG TATCTTCGACCGAGAGGATGAGGCCAGCCCACGGCCCGGCAGCCTAGCGGCGCTGGAGAAACtccaggcagagaggaagaaagagctgATGAAGGCACAGAGCCTGCCCAAGACCTCGGCCTCCCAGGCGCGCAAGGCCATGATTGAGAAGCTGGAGAAGGAAGGCGCCACGTG CAGCTCTGGCGGACCCCGCGCAGCTGTGCAGCGCTCCAGCAGCATCGGTGTCCCCAGTGCCAACAGCATCAAGCAGATGTTGCTGGACTGGTGCCGAGCCAAGACGCGTGGCTACGAG CATGTGGACATCCAGAACTTCTCCTCGAGTTGGAGTGACGGGATGGCCTTCTGTGCCCTGGTGCACAACTTCTTCCCTGAAGCCTTCGATTATGGGCAGCTCAGCCCACACAACCGGCGCCAGAACTTCGAGATGGCCTTCTCATCCGCCGA GACCCATGCGGACTGCCCGCAGCTCCTGGACACAGAGGACATGGTGCGGCTTCGAGAGCCTGACTGGAAGTGCGTGTACACGTACATCCAGGAGTTCTACCGCTGTCTGGTCCAGAAGGGGCTGGTAAAAACCAAAAAGTCCTAA